The region TTATTGACAGCTCAACCATCAGTTTGTTTAAGGATATATTGAAGTGTGTTGGACGGCATCCTAAAACCGGTAAAAAGAAAGGCGGTATAAAACTTCATGCAACGATAAATGTAGACGAAACTGCACCCAAGATGGTTTGGCTCACCAGTGCTGCCACTCATGACCATGTATTGTTAAATAGTCTTAAGCATAATGCAAACACAATATACGTATTTGACAAAGGCTATAATGACTACAAAGCCTTTGATAAATTTTCGCAAACAGATACAGGTTTTGTCACCCGAATAAAAGACAATGCAGCATATAAAACGCTAAATGATTGTAAGATAGAAGAACATATTCATAGTGGGGTTGAAAAAGATGAAATCATAGAAGTTCAGGTAAAATATGAGAATAACACACGCCCTTTAAAGCTGCGTAAAGTCCAGTTCTACGACAGAAACCTTAAAAGACGGTTTGAGTTTTTAACTAACTTGTTTGAAATGAGGGCTGATTTAATAGCTGCTATTTACAAACTACGATGGCAAATTGAACTTCTGTTCAAACAATTAAAACAAAATTTCCCGCTAAAATATTTTCTCGGGGACAATGAAAATGCGATTAAAATACAGATATACTGTGCCTTAATCGCAAACCTATTGATGACTGTTATCCAAAAAACGCTCAAGAGGAAATGGGCGTTTTCCAATTTAGTTAGCTTCTGTAAAATTCATTTGTTTAACTACATTCATTTATTCAGGTTTCTTGAGCATCCGGACAAAGATTGGCAGAAAACTTATGACGAATTGATGCAGCCCTCTCTATTCTGAGGCTTACTTTAAAAAATTCATTAAATGCAAACCTTAATTCTCAGAAAATCATAGTTTTGAAAAATCAATTGATCAATTCCGTGCTTTTATCGGACAGTAATGTTTCGAAATAACCTCTGAAGACACCATTTTTTATGTCTGCCAAAACCATGTGGCCTCAGCAGGAATGAAAGGTAAAATCGCCGTAAATCCAGCAACCTCAGTGCCCTCTGAACCCACATTTGATTTTACTATTTACCCCAACCCGGCACCCCGCGGATATGTGACTGTAGCTGTTCCGCATACAGACGGGCAAAACAAAGTTCTGAAACTATACAATGCGCTGGGGCAAATAATGCGTACAGAAACCTTTTCATCTGAAGCAATAACCGTAAATACGGGTTTGTCTGCTGGAGCATATTTCATAACTGTTCGCAGTGGGGAGTTTATGCGCTCCCGGAAACTGGAAATATTCCGATAAACTAAAAATTGCCATAGTCAATCATTCAATTAAGTAGATAGCAGGCTACCCTTTATATTTAGTTATGTTAAATTTATATTTATAAAATTATTTTATCATGTTGAACTACAAAAACTTATCTTTTTTAACGATTGTTTTAACAAGCTTGCTTACATTTATAACTGCATGTGATGATGATAACGATGAACCTGCCAATAGTGCACCTGTATGTGCGATAACAAATCCAGTTAATGGTGCTGAGTTTTCACAAGGCGAGATTATAACCGTTGCCGTAGATGCTGAAGATGAAGACAACAACCTTGAAGAGGTGCGTTTTTATATAAATGATATTGGTGTTGGTTCATCCAATAGCTTCCCCTATAATTTTGAATGGGATACCAGTGACGAAGCACCAGGGTCTTTTGCTATAAAAGTTGAAGCCATTGATGAATTGGGGAAAAAATCAACTGATGCGATTGATATTTCCATTGTGGCTGGTGGCGATGCCCCTGTAGCAGCCTTTACTGCAAGCCAAACAACTATTGCCGTGGGAGATTCAGTAACCTTTTCAGACCAATCGGCAAATTCACCAACTTCATGGAGTTGGGACTTTGGCGATGGCAATGTAAGCACTGATCAGAATCCTACGCATTCATATAGCAGTACAGGAACTTATACCGTTAATTTGGCAGTTTCCAATAGTTATGGTTCCGATACATTAACCAGGTCTGATTATATTACAGTCGAAACCAGTGGTAGTGAGGGAACTGTAACAGATATTGATGGTAATGTGTACAATACAGTAGTCCTGGGAAATCAGGAGTGGATGGCTGAAAACCTGAAAACCACAACTTATAATAATGGAACTGCTATATCTTTGGTAACAAATAATAGCGATTGGCAGAATAATACTACAGGTGCTTACAGCTGGTATGAAAATGATGAAACTCAATATGCCAATACTTATGGTGCACTGTATAATTGGTACGCTGTAAATACAGGTAACTTATGTCCTGATGGTTGGCATATACCCACCGACGATGAATGGAAAACACTGGAGATGCATCTTGGTATGAACCAGTCAGATGCAGATGGTACCGGGCCACGTGGCACCAATGAAGGGAGTAAACTGGCAAGCAATGCATCACTTTGGTATGATGGTGATTTGGAAGATGATCCCGAGTTTGGTTCTAGTGGTTTTTTAGGTATTCCAGCAGGTGCACGTGACATCTATGGTAATTTTAGCTTCATTGAAACGAATGCTGTTTGGTGGTGCGCCAATGAATTTGATAATCAAGAAGCATGGCTTCGGGCTTTATACCATAGCCATACTTTAATTGCACGTGATTATCAATACAAAGGCAGTGGCTATTCAGTTCGTTGCTTAAAGGATTAAACAGTTTGCCTTTTTTTTCAATTTAGCCATAATACAAGTGACAGTCTCTTTAACGAATAAAATACAATTCATTGATTAGGTTAACTGTATTCAAGCGTCAACTAAAACTTAAAGGCATTAGGTAACTTGGTGATAATGGTTTTTTCAATTAAATTGCAGCAGATACCCGAACAGGTATCTACTGTTTTATGAACTTAAACTATCTAACAATGAGTCGCTTGAGAATTGTATTGCTTATACTGGTATCGCTTTTTGTGTTTTCTTCGTGTGGCTATTTTTGGCGTGCTTTGGTTTACCAGAAAGTTGATATCGATGACTACAAAATATTTCCCAATCGTATGGTAGAAGCCGGTGAACATGAACCATGGGCCAAATCTACTGATTACAATAGCTATACCTTATCGGATACAACTTTTGAGCAGGCAATGGCACTAAAATCAGTAGCTTACCTGGTTATACAGGATGGGAAGATTTTATACGAAAACTACTGGGACAATTATACCGACAGTTCATGGAGCAACTCCTTTTCGGCTGCCAAAAGTATTGTAAGCTTATTGGTAGGTGTTGCTATTGAAGAGGGGCACATTGGTTCTGTAAATGATCGTGTAAGCAAATATGTAACTGAATATGATAATGAAACCAACCGGGATCTGCGTATAAAAGATGTTTTGACTATGAGTTCGGGGCTCAATTGGCACGAAGCCTATGCCAACCCATGGAGCAAAACCACCAAAGCCTATTATGGCCGGAAGTTAGAAAAAATGATACTGAAGCTGAAAATGAAATCGGAACCCGGAAAATATTTTCATTATTTCAGCGGTGATACAGAGCTTTTAGCCATTATTCTGCGTAGAGCAACCGGTATGAGTTTGGCAGATTATGCTTCAGAAAAGTTATGGAAAAAAATAGAGGCCAAACATGATGCTTTATGGAGCCTGGACCATGAAGGCGGAATTGAGAAGGCTTACTGCTGTTTCAATAGCAACGCGCGAGACTTTGCGCGCATTGGTCAGCTTGTACTCAACGATGGATCCTGGGATGGAGCACAGGTAGTGCCAGAAGATTGGCTAGAACAATCCCTGAAACCGGCTGATCATTTGTTAACTGAAGATGAAAAAAAGCCTGTAGATTTTTATGGTTACCAATGGTGGATGGTAAACCACCAGGGGCATATGACTTATTATGCACGTGGTTTGGCCGGCCAGTATATTTTTATTGTTCCTGATTTGGATATGGTTATAGTGCGGTTGGGGCATAAACGTAGCAAAGAGCGGGTAAATAATCTTCCATCTGACATTTACCTTTGGCTTGATACTGGATTTAAGATAGCGCAAACTAAAAACGCACAGTAAAAACAGTTTTTCCCGGTTCTGAAGTTGCTGTAATGTTGCCACCCTGGGCACGAATCAGCTGACGCGATAAAGAAAGACCAATACCCGAACCGCTTTGCTTTGTTGTAAAGAAAGGGATGAAAATCTTTTCCAACACATCGGGTAAAATTCCCTGACCATTGTCTATTACCTGAAGCATAACATTACCATAGTTGCCATAACCGGCAATAAGTTTTAATTCCGGGTTTTCTGTTTTTTCAAGTGCATGAATTGCATTCCGCATTAGGTTAATGAAAACCTGCTCCATCATTGTTTCATCTGCTGTAATTTCAAGGTTTGCTGGTTCTATAGCTGTTGAAAGCTTTATGCCCGATCTATCCAGTTCTTTTCGCATGAATTGTTCCAGGTTGACATAAAAATCATGGACTTTCAGTATTTCGAAATTGGGTTTGGGTATTTTGGTTAAACTGCGATAGGTCTGCACAAATTGTAAAAGTCCTTCACTGCGTTTATGAATGGTTTGCAAAGCTTGTTTAATATCTGAAGTAACTTCCGATGTATCTTCACCTGCCTCGTGGCTTTGTTGCCAGTCGTCGACCATCAGATTTACAGTTGTTGACAGCGAGGTAATGGGCGTGATACTGTTCATGATTTCATGCGTTAAAACCCTGATCAGTTTTTGCCAGGCCTCCATTTCGTTTTGTTCGAGTTCTGACTCAATGTTTTGAACCGATACAATTGTAATTTCTTTGTTTTCTTGTTTAAATTGCTTGGCATAAACCGATAATTGTAATAAGTCGTCGTTGACCTGTACCTTTATAAGTTTGCGTTGGTTGTTCTGAATATTGCGCAATATTTCTACCAGTTCTCCACTGAATCGTGCTATGTCAGCTATATTGTTGACCTTTTTTATCTGAAATAATTTATTGGCTGCATTGTTGAGCATTAAAATTTTTCCATCGGCTGCGTACGCCATCATTGAAATACCGATGTGTTGAACCACATTTTGATAGAAGAAGAACTGCTCTTCTTTCTCTTTCCGTATATCGTGAAAATCCTCAAGTACCTGATTAAAAGAAGCTGATAGTCCATCAAAAGCTTCGCCCAGGCCTGCCGGCTTAAATGAGCGGTTAAACTCAGCGTAACGAATAGAGTCAAGGAAAACAGTAAGCTGCCGGTTGGTTTTGTTTACCAGCTTAATGAGCCAATAACCCTGTAAAAGTGCCAGCGCAAGTGAGAAAGAGGCTGTAAAATAAAATTCCGTTTGATAATAGAGATACCCTGCCACCAATGCCGTGACGAGTATCAAAAGTACACGAATTATGACCTGAAATGAAAATCTTTTATAATCCATGTTTTTCCATTCTGCGATATAGCGATGTGCGCGTTAAACCTAATTCACGTGCGGCATGACTTATATTACCATGTGTTTTATCCAGTACTTTTTTTATTACCTTTTTTTCTACTTCGTCCAGGTCAAAAGTGTCGAACTCCATGTCGCTTTTTGCCTTGCTTTTGTTGTAGAGCACAAAGTCATCGGGTTCGAGCATTGTTCCTTCTGCCATAATTACTGCTCGCTCTATGGCGTGTTGCAACTCCCTTATGTTGCCGGGCCAACTGTACATTTCGAGTTCTTTCATAGCTGCAGCAGACACTTTTCTTATGCGTTTTTTATATTTTTTACCAAAAATTTTAAGATAGTGGTCGGCCAGCAAAGGTATGTCTTCAATACGTTCTCTTAGCGGCGGAAGCTCTATTTCTACGGTGTTTATTCTGTAAAGTAAGTCCTGCCTGAATTCTCCATTGTCCACCATGTCGTAAATAGATGCATTGGTTGCACAGATTAGTCTGATGTCAATGTCTTTGGGTGTTTTGGCTCCAAGTCTTTTTACCTGCCGCCGTTCTATGGCCGTAAGTAATTTTGCCTGTAACGGGAGTGTGAGGTTTCCTATTTCATCTAAAAACAGTGTGCCACCCGAGGCTACCTCAAAACGCCCGGGTTTGGCATCTTTGGCATCAGTAAATGCGCCTTTTTCATGGCCGAAAAGTTCACTTTCAAAAAGTGTATCGGGTATGGCTCCGAGATCAACATTCACAAAAATAGAGTCTTTGCGGGTTGAGTTGCGATGCAGTGAGCGTGCTACAACTTCTTTTCCTGTTCCGTTTTCGCCTGTTATGAGTACGCTGGCATCGGTTCCTGCCACTTTATTAATAGTAGAAAAAACCTGTTTCATTTTTGGTGCAACGCCTATAAAATCTTTAAAGGGCTGATCAGTAGCTGCTGAGAGTTCACGGGTGCGGTTTCGCTCTGTTGAGACCTCTTCCTGGCTAAAACGCAGGCGCAAACTGGAATTAACGGTAGCAATAATTTTTTCGTTCTGAAATGGCTTCAGTATAAAGTCGGTTGCTCCGGCTTTTATGGCCTGAACGGCTTTGTCTGTGTTGCCATATGCCGTAATAAATACCACCACAGCCTGGGGATCTATTTTTAATATCTTTTCCAACCAGTAATAGCCTTCCTGTCCGCTACTGGCATCCTGCGAAAAGTTCATGTCAAGCAGTATTACATCGTAATCCCGCTCTTGCATTAGGTCTGGAATGTTGTCGGGGTTGGGCTCTATTTCTACATGGTTTACATGATGCTTAAGCAATAGTTTTAATGAAAAAAGTATATCCTCGTTGTCATCTACAATTAAAATATTTCCATGCTTACTCATAGTGGGTTTTTTATGAATTATGATAGCCCAAATTACGCTTTTTTGTTTTTTAAACCAAAAATGTTCGTTATTGAACAGAGTGCAAGCATAATTGAACACTTTGTTTATGCTTTTAAATGCGGTTATTATTTGATTTTTTGGTAGTTAATGTAGGTTGGATTGGTTTTGGTATTGATTATAAAAATCGAATTATGGCTTATAAAACATTAATCCTGATGCTAATCTCTGTTTTTACTATGTTATCATGCAGAGAGGAGATGAATGTAGCGCCATCGTCACTACAAATCGATACTGTTAAACAAATTGCTGTTTCGGGCAAATACATCGTATCAGGAGAATTACAAAGAATCCAAACTACGGTTGTTTCGCCTTTTAGAGGAAGTGTGAAATGGCTGATCGCAAATGGCGATATAGTAAATAAAGGTGACACTATTGCTACAATTAATTCCGGTGCAAAGCTTCAATCCAATGATAAAAAAGAAGTGCTTATACAGGTTCAAAATAGGTTAGAAAAAAATATTGAATTGCTTCAGAAAATTTTGGCAAACAAAAATATTGCAGACAACACAAATGAACTCATAGCAGAACTTAAGGCATATGGAATAATGGATGAAAAGGTATTGCTTTCGCTTAGTAATGCTGACCAGTTGCAAAATATACTTCATGAAGAAATTAAGGCCACAACAATTACTATACAACGTATTGCTCAACTTCATACAAAGCGCATGATGAGTGAGCTGTATCATGTTATAAGTCCGAATGATGGGGAATTCAAAAATATAGAATCAGATAGCATTGTAAAGCCTGGACAGGTTCTGGGCATTGTGTTTAATCATTCCGATGATGTTTTTGTATTTAATGCAGAAAAATTCCCACGTAAGACCTGGAGTAATACTGTAAATATTTTTACGCAGCATATGAGCCTTGAGGGAAGGATTAGTGAATGCGGTGACAAATCGATTTTTTTAGCATTTCCAAAGAAGCCTGAAAGGTTGGATGATTTTTTGAATACCAGGTCAAAATTGAAACTATTTACAGAGCCCGAAAACAAAATTCTTATAAAAAGAAGTGCAGTAAATAGGAGTGGAAATACAGAATGGGTGTTTAAAAAAGTTGGGAATACCTTTAAAAAGGTACAGGTAGGGACACGTCAATATAACGGAGCATTACTAGAAATTATATCGGGTTTGCATCATAATGATCAAATTATTGTATCTTCAACAAAACCAATTTGGGATAAAACGCACCTTAAAATATCAGGTTTTTATGCTGAAAATTAATAATTTAATAAAGGTTTTCCGTGCTGATGAAGTTGAAACCGTTGCCTTAAACGACATCAGTTTAGAAATACACGAAGGGGAATTTGTGGCAATAATGGGTCCTTCAGGTTGCGGAAAAACCACTTTGCTCAATATTTTAGGCCTTATAGATTTGCCTTCGTCGGGCCAGTATTTTTTCAGGAACAAAGAAGTGAGCAAATTGAAAGAAAAAGCCCGTGCAAAGCTACGCAAAGGTAGTATCGGTTTTATTTTTCAAAATTTTAATTTGATAGAGGAGCTTAATGTATTCGAAAATGTGGAGCTACCGCTTATTTATATGGGTGTTTCGGTACGCGAGCGCAAACGGAAGGTGATGGAAGCGCTTGAGAAAGTCCAGATTACACACCGACAACGACATTTTCCTGTGCAACTGTCTGGTGGGCAGCAGCAACGTGTTGCAGTAGCCAGGGCAGTAGTGGCAGATCCTCCATTGATACTTGCAGATGAGCCCACTGGAAACCTCGATTCTGCGCACGGAGAGGAGGTAATGCAATTGCTCAATGATTTAAACAGCAACGGAACCACAATTGTTATGGTCACCCACTCTCAACGCGATGCTGATTATAGCAGAAGGCTTATCAGACTTTTTGATGGTAAAATTATACATGAGAATGTGGGAGCCGGGTTTGAAGAAAAAATGTAGCACAAAACTAAAAGCAAATTATTAAAATCTTGAAATGGCGTTGTTGGCATATGGCATTGAGGCATGCGTTGAATAACCGCATGTATTTTTTTGTAAACATCCTTGGTTTGGTGTTGGGCCTCACAGCGGTATTTTTAATAGGTATTTACCTGAACGACGAACTAAATTTTGACCGTTTTCATAAAGATTCCGACCGCATTTATCGTGTTATACAATTTGGTAATTATGGCGGATTGGTCGAACGTTCATCTAGCTGTCCGTTTCCGCTCGGGCCTGAAATAGATGATTATTTTGGCGAAAAAATTACTTCCCATACCCGGTTGTACAATTACCAATCGCCCAGCACACAAATTGCGTATCGCAATATTGTGCATTATGATAGTGGTTTCTTTTTTACAGATCCGGGCTTTTTTGAGGTTTTTACAGTCGATACCATTGATACCAAAGATGAAAAATGGCTAGAGAAACCCTATCAGGCAGTAATTACTTCAAGTGCTGCACGCAAATATTTCGGACATATCGATGTTGTTGGAAAGAAACTGACAATAGAAAATCATTTTCAGGTTGAGGTGCAGGCAGTTGTAGAAGATTGGCCTGTGCACTCACATTTTGATTTTAGTGTGTTGGTTTCGCTTGACAGTTATGCGCAAATGCGAGGAGGTGCATTACCCACCAATTGGGTCCAAAACCCTTGCTGGACCTATATTAAAGTAAGTGAACAAACCAATCAAAGTGAAATTCAAAAATCCTTGCCGGCATTTGTAAAATCTCATTTCGATGCATTTATCCGTGATAATAATGCACTGTTCCTTCAGCCTTTACATGATATTCACCTTACATCTCACCTTGAATATGAGATACGTAAGAATGGAAATATGGAGTATGTCTATATTTTCGGGGGTGTGGCACTCTTTCTTATATTGATGGCAGCAATTAACTATATTAACCTCACAACTGCAACATTTGCATCACGCGCCAGAGAAATAGCCATAAAAAAAGTATTGGGTGCCACTGCTGGCAATATTCGGTTTCAATTATTTATAGAGGCGTTTATTATTACATTAATTGCCGCAATTATTTCACTTGTATTTACCGAGCTTTTACTTCCATGGTTCAATCAAATTACGGTAAAAGACTTTGAGCTTTTAGATCTAATGTCATGGCGTAATTTGGTGTTTTTCTTTTTGATTTTAGTTGCCGTAGCCACAGCCGGCGGAATTTATCCGGCTATTTTTATTGCAGGTTTAAATCCGGCACGTATTTTAAAAGGTAACCTCAAACGAGCCGGAAAAACTGGTGTGAGTCGAAAGGTTTTAGTTGTAAGCCAGCTTTTTATATCAACGCTGCTCGTTTTTGCTGCGTTGACCATTCATGATCAGTACAAGCATCTATTGCGCTCATCAAATGGTATAAATCGCGATAATCTGTTTGTTATAAATGCCCGCTTTTCAGATTTGTATAAGAGCTGTCCGGAGTTTAAAAAGGAGATAGAAAAGTACGATGCTATATATAAGGTTACGGCATCGGATTATATACCGGGTATTGACCACAACAGGCACGGATTTTTTATTGGATCCGATACTGCTGTAAACGATGTTGTATTTTTGCCGGCACTGCGCGTAGTAAGCGATTTTTTTGAGGTTTATGGCCTGGAAATCACTGTGGGTAGAGGCTTTGCAAATGATTCGTCTGATTTGTTATCAGCTGTTTTAATAAATCCTGAAATGGCACGACACCTTGGCTACGAAAAACCAGGTAATGCAATAGGTGCAGATTTGAATGTGTATTATGGTAAGGAAAAGGTTGTTGGTATTTTTGAAGATTTTTATCCCAAAACACTACACGACAAGCCCAATCCATTTGCAATCGACCTGGTATCTGAAGAAAAAAATCCAAAAATTGGCATTCAATATGCTGCAGTACGCTATAAGCCCGGTAAAAAAGATCAGGCACTGATGTATATCAAAAGAAGTTTGAAAAGACATGCAGGAGACAAGCAAGTTCAGATTAATGAATACAGAGATATTTACTATAATCAATATGCTGAGGAAAAATTATTTAATCAATTGGCCGGTATAATGTCTGTATTAAGTTTAATTATCTCAGCTGTTGGGCTATTGGGGCTGGTTTCGTTTATGATTTTGCAAAAAAATAAGGAAATTAGTGTGCGTAAAGTACACGGAGCTTCTAATAGCTCTATACTTGGACTTATTGCAGGAGAGTTTATTCGAATTTTTATAGTAGTAATTCTTTTTGCATTGCCAGTGGCATGGTATTTAAGTCGTTTGTGGCTTGATAATTTTGCATCTCATGTAAGCTTTTCATTGATGAACTGGATTGTGGCCATTCTGACTGTGGCCTTGATGATTATTATTGTGGCAGCACTTCGTTTACGGGAGGCCGCCCGGGTTAATCCTGCCGAAACATTAAAATATGAGTGACCTATGTGGAAAAATTATTTGGCAATAATATACCGCAATATTCTTCGTCAGAAACTTAATACCCTTATTAATATTCTGGGACTTGCTGCCGGTATATCTGCTGCCTCACTCATTTTTTTATACGTACATACCGAGCTTAAATTCGATGAGAGCTGGGATAATGCAGATGAACTGTACCGTGTAAATGAAACCTTTGAGTATTTTCGAAAAGAGAGCACGCCTTATGCTTTAACTTCACATGTGTTGGGTAAACGCATGCGATCAGAATTTCCTGATATGCAAGTGTGCAGACTCGAAACCGGAGATTATGGAAATAACATATTTGTAGATGATAAATGGTTGAATCCGGGCAGAATAAAACACGCCGATGACAACTTTTTTAAGCTATTTACATATCCGCAAAGGGAATTCAATACGAGGACCGATACTTTGCCCAGGGCCTGGATTGCCAAAAAAAAATATGAAAAGTACTTTGAACCATTTAATACCAAGACTTTTCGGTATGGAGAAAAATGGTATGAGCTCGCAGGAACTTTTAATAAGAGCGGTTATCAAAGTCACCTCGATGTTGATCTTATTGTTCCTTATGATTCACTAATACTGAACGATTATAAGCACACCTGGGACTGGACAAGGCTAAATACCTTAACTTATGTAAGAACTGATTTGGGTGCCGGAGAGCTGGAACAGCTTATAGATCAAAGGCTTAAAAATGAGGTGGATACTTTTACACGTAAGCATAATATGCAAATGAATTTGCATTTTCCGGTTATTTCGCTGCCCGAAATTCATTTTAACCATGTTTATCAATATGATAGCTTGTCTAACAGAGATAAAAATGTTGTATGGCTTTTTAGCATAATCGGTATACTTATTCTCACTATTGCCAGTATAAATTACATCAATATGGCTATAGCCCAGGGTGGTATTCGGGCAAGAGAAATTGCCATTCGTAAAACTATGGGAGCTACCCGAAAAAATGTAATTACACAATTTCTTGGTGAATCAGTTGCCATTACATTGCTGGCAATTATTATATCTGTAATATTTACCGAAATGCTGTTCCCGGCATTTAACGAAATTACCGGATTTGATTTCCATATTTTCGAGTCAGCAGTGTTGTCACGGTTAGTTGTGTTTTTATCCGTAGTATGGCTTCTGCTCGGCTTTCTCAGTGGTTTTTATCCGGCTTTTGTATTGTCGCTTTTTCAACCCATTACCATATTCAGGGGAGGGGCTGACCTAATGCTTTATCGCAATGTGCGGTCATACTTTGTATCGTCTACAAAAGTGCGAAAACTCATGTTGGTGGCTCAATACCTGGTAGCCGGTACCATTATTATTGCAACCATCATCATTCAGTTGCAAACAAATTACCTGGTAAACCGAGATATGGGTTTTGATATGGATAAGCTCGTAATAATGGAGCTGGAGAAGGATAGCACACGGGCCCCACAGTATAGAAGCTTGTTAAACGCAGTGCTCGAATTAGACAATGTAGAAAAAGCCACTTTGGCCGAAAGGGTACCCGGATTAAGAACCGGAAGGTTACTTTTTTATTTCGAAAGTGATTCGGGGCGCTACCAGAACGGTTTCAATGTGTTCAGTGGCCGTCCCGATTATCTTGAAGTGTTGGGCTGTGAGGTTGTGGCAGGGCGCTGGTTCGACCCTTCGGCGCGAAAAGGCGAATTGCGAAATGAAATACTTGTAAACGAGGCTTTTGTAGAGACAATGGGGTGGTCGCAGCCATTAGGTAAAGAGTTTGCATCAGGATTTTCCGATGAGCATAAAGTAGTAGGAGTGGTGAAGGATTTTAACTACTATTCACTGCATCAGGACATTGAGCCACTCGCTATTTTACCCAATATCTTCACAAATCGTTACCTTGTAATTAATGCTCGCGACCCTAAAGAGCTGATGAATTCAGGAAAACTGGAGCACTTATGGAGCGGTTTTTTCCCAAACCAGGTTCCAACCATCAACCGGCTTCGCAATACATTCAATTCACAATACACACATGAACATCGGTTGTTGAGCATATTTGCTTATTTTTCAGGGTTGTCAATCATAATCAGCAGTCTTGGCCTTTTTGCATTGAGTGCTTTTTCGGCACAAAAGAGAAGCCGCGAAATCAGTATAAGAAAAATTCTGGGTGCCGGCCACAAACACATACTAGGTTTGCTCTATGTCGATTATATGCAGATATTTGCCATTGCAATTTTATTGGCATGGTTAGGTGCATTTGTTTTTGCAAATCAATGGCTCGATTCTTTTGTCGCTGCAGTATCACCCGGTTTATTGCCCTATATACTGGGCTCTGTGTTTATTTTAGGTATTG is a window of Salinivirga cyanobacteriivorans DNA encoding:
- a CDS encoding sigma-54-dependent transcriptional regulator; translation: MSKHGNILIVDDNEDILFSLKLLLKHHVNHVEIEPNPDNIPDLMQERDYDVILLDMNFSQDASSGQEGYYWLEKILKIDPQAVVVFITAYGNTDKAVQAIKAGATDFILKPFQNEKIIATVNSSLRLRFSQEEVSTERNRTRELSAATDQPFKDFIGVAPKMKQVFSTINKVAGTDASVLITGENGTGKEVVARSLHRNSTRKDSIFVNVDLGAIPDTLFESELFGHEKGAFTDAKDAKPGRFEVASGGTLFLDEIGNLTLPLQAKLLTAIERRQVKRLGAKTPKDIDIRLICATNASIYDMVDNGEFRQDLLYRINTVEIELPPLRERIEDIPLLADHYLKIFGKKYKKRIRKVSAAAMKELEMYSWPGNIRELQHAIERAVIMAEGTMLEPDDFVLYNKSKAKSDMEFDTFDLDEVEKKVIKKVLDKTHGNISHAARELGLTRTSLYRRMEKHGL
- a CDS encoding FISUMP domain-containing protein, which codes for MLNYKNLSFLTIVLTSLLTFITACDDDNDEPANSAPVCAITNPVNGAEFSQGEIITVAVDAEDEDNNLEEVRFYINDIGVGSSNSFPYNFEWDTSDEAPGSFAIKVEAIDELGKKSTDAIDISIVAGGDAPVAAFTASQTTIAVGDSVTFSDQSANSPTSWSWDFGDGNVSTDQNPTHSYSSTGTYTVNLAVSNSYGSDTLTRSDYITVETSGSEGTVTDIDGNVYNTVVLGNQEWMAENLKTTTYNNGTAISLVTNNSDWQNNTTGAYSWYENDETQYANTYGALYNWYAVNTGNLCPDGWHIPTDDEWKTLEMHLGMNQSDADGTGPRGTNEGSKLASNASLWYDGDLEDDPEFGSSGFLGIPAGARDIYGNFSFIETNAVWWCANEFDNQEAWLRALYHSHTLIARDYQYKGSGYSVRCLKD
- a CDS encoding serine hydrolase domain-containing protein produces the protein MSRLRIVLLILVSLFVFSSCGYFWRALVYQKVDIDDYKIFPNRMVEAGEHEPWAKSTDYNSYTLSDTTFEQAMALKSVAYLVIQDGKILYENYWDNYTDSSWSNSFSAAKSIVSLLVGVAIEEGHIGSVNDRVSKYVTEYDNETNRDLRIKDVLTMSSGLNWHEAYANPWSKTTKAYYGRKLEKMILKLKMKSEPGKYFHYFSGDTELLAIILRRATGMSLADYASEKLWKKIEAKHDALWSLDHEGGIEKAYCCFNSNARDFARIGQLVLNDGSWDGAQVVPEDWLEQSLKPADHLLTEDEKKPVDFYGYQWWMVNHQGHMTYYARGLAGQYIFIVPDLDMVIVRLGHKRSKERVNNLPSDIYLWLDTGFKIAQTKNAQ
- a CDS encoding IS4 family transposase, which translates into the protein MDKSTHFFGTSVFGQLISLIDSKIITTSAKKHNSDHYVKKFKTKDHLISMLFCSFAKCTSLREVSGAMLGLSGKTKHFQLNHIPKKSTLSDSNKRRDCDVFGEIYNKLLKQYGHYISDSRIKDVINKQVEIIDSSTISLFKDILKCVGRHPKTGKKKGGIKLHATINVDETAPKMVWLTSAATHDHVLLNSLKHNANTIYVFDKGYNDYKAFDKFSQTDTGFVTRIKDNAAYKTLNDCKIEEHIHSGVEKDEIIEVQVKYENNTRPLKLRKVQFYDRNLKRRFEFLTNLFEMRADLIAAIYKLRWQIELLFKQLKQNFPLKYFLGDNENAIKIQIYCALIANLLMTVIQKTLKRKWAFSNLVSFCKIHLFNYIHLFRFLEHPDKDWQKTYDELMQPSLF
- a CDS encoding T9SS type A sorting domain-containing protein, with the translated sequence MASAGMKGKIAVNPATSVPSEPTFDFTIYPNPAPRGYVTVAVPHTDGQNKVLKLYNALGQIMRTETFSSEAITVNTGLSAGAYFITVRSGEFMRSRKLEIFR
- a CDS encoding sensor histidine kinase, producing the protein MDYKRFSFQVIIRVLLILVTALVAGYLYYQTEFYFTASFSLALALLQGYWLIKLVNKTNRQLTVFLDSIRYAEFNRSFKPAGLGEAFDGLSASFNQVLEDFHDIRKEKEEQFFFYQNVVQHIGISMMAYAADGKILMLNNAANKLFQIKKVNNIADIARFSGELVEILRNIQNNQRKLIKVQVNDDLLQLSVYAKQFKQENKEITIVSVQNIESELEQNEMEAWQKLIRVLTHEIMNSITPITSLSTTVNLMVDDWQQSHEAGEDTSEVTSDIKQALQTIHKRSEGLLQFVQTYRSLTKIPKPNFEILKVHDFYVNLEQFMRKELDRSGIKLSTAIEPANLEITADETMMEQVFINLMRNAIHALEKTENPELKLIAGYGNYGNVMLQVIDNGQGILPDVLEKIFIPFFTTKQSGSGIGLSLSRQLIRAQGGNITATSEPGKTVFTVRF